From the Sphingomonas suaedae genome, one window contains:
- a CDS encoding ArsI/CadI family heavy metal resistance metalloenzyme, with amino-acid sequence MKRMHVHVGVTDLDRSIAFYSTLFGAQPSVAKPDYAKWMLDDPRVNFAISSGNHAATGIEHLGIQVEHGDELVEVYSRLKAADRPVMEEGATTCCYAKSEKSWIADPDGVVWEAFLTEGEATVYGDSPALSALSDTARADACCAPQLAPAPKAACC; translated from the coding sequence ATGAAGCGGATGCATGTCCATGTCGGCGTGACCGATCTCGATCGCTCGATCGCCTTTTACTCCACCCTGTTCGGCGCGCAGCCGAGCGTCGCCAAGCCCGATTACGCCAAATGGATGCTCGACGATCCACGCGTCAATTTCGCCATCTCCAGCGGCAACCATGCCGCGACGGGCATCGAGCATCTCGGCATCCAGGTCGAGCATGGGGATGAGCTGGTCGAGGTCTATAGCCGCCTCAAGGCCGCCGACCGCCCCGTTATGGAGGAAGGCGCGACCACATGCTGCTACGCCAAATCGGAAAAGAGCTGGATCGCCGATCCCGACGGCGTCGTGTGGGAAGCGTTCCTGACCGAAGGCGAGGCGACCGTCTATGGCGATTCTCCGGCCCTCTCCGCGCTGTCGGACACTGCGCGCGCCGACGCCTGCTGCGCCCCTCAGCTTGCCCCGGCGCCCAAAGCTGCCTGTTGCTGA
- a CDS encoding NAD(P)/FAD-dependent oxidoreductase → MLRLSGLSLPLNHAPEAIPAAICDRLGIVRADLLGWTLFKRGNDARRRTAIQLVYTFDLDLADEAATLARFAGDKDVRPTPDMTYRPPVTAPLAWSGKRPVVIGAGPCGLFAGLILAQMGFKPIILDRGKVVRERTKDTWGLWRRSQLNPDSNVQFGEGGAGTFSDGKLYCRVKDPRFLGRKVLEEFVKAGAPDDILWEAHPHIGTFRLVTMVESLRATIEDLGGEYRWQTRVDDIELDADRAIRGLHLHDGGFLETDQVVLAVGHSARPTFEMLHRRGVHVEAKPFAIGVRIEHPQAWIDTARFGKCAKHPDLGPAAYSLVHHAANGRSVYSFCMCPGGRVVAATSEEGRVVTNGMSQYSRAEFNANSGLVVAIDPARDYPDGPLAGIALQRQFEDLAYVTGGSSYNAPVQRVGDLLAGRPSTAIGEVIPSYKPGVTPTDLSQCLPPFVTDAFREALPVFGRRIANYDHPDAIMTGVETRTSSPVRITRGTDLQSLNTPGLFPAGEGAGYAGGILSAAIDGIKVAEAVAHAIVAPR, encoded by the coding sequence ATGCTCCGTCTCTCCGGCCTGTCCCTCCCGCTGAACCACGCGCCCGAAGCGATCCCCGCCGCGATCTGCGACCGGCTCGGCATCGTGCGCGCGGATTTGCTCGGCTGGACGCTGTTCAAGCGCGGGAACGACGCGCGCCGTCGTACCGCGATCCAGCTGGTCTACACCTTCGACCTCGACCTCGCCGATGAAGCCGCCACCCTCGCGCGCTTCGCCGGGGACAAGGACGTCCGCCCGACCCCGGACATGACCTACCGCCCGCCCGTCACCGCTCCGCTCGCCTGGTCGGGGAAGCGCCCGGTCGTGATCGGCGCCGGTCCCTGTGGCCTGTTCGCCGGGCTGATCCTCGCGCAAATGGGGTTCAAGCCGATCATCCTCGACCGCGGCAAGGTCGTGCGCGAGCGGACCAAGGACACCTGGGGCCTGTGGCGCCGGTCGCAGCTCAACCCCGACAGCAACGTCCAGTTCGGTGAGGGCGGCGCGGGCACCTTTTCCGACGGCAAGCTCTATTGCCGGGTCAAGGACCCCCGCTTCCTTGGCCGCAAGGTGCTGGAGGAGTTCGTCAAGGCCGGCGCGCCCGACGACATCCTCTGGGAAGCGCATCCGCATATCGGCACCTTCCGCCTGGTCACGATGGTCGAAAGCCTGCGCGCGACGATCGAGGATCTCGGCGGCGAATATCGCTGGCAAACCCGCGTCGACGATATCGAACTGGACGCGGACCGCGCCATTCGCGGCCTGCACCTGCATGACGGCGGCTTTCTCGAAACCGATCAGGTCGTGCTCGCGGTCGGCCACAGCGCCCGCCCGACCTTCGAAATGCTCCACCGTCGCGGCGTCCATGTCGAGGCCAAGCCCTTTGCCATCGGCGTCCGCATCGAACATCCCCAGGCATGGATCGACACCGCCCGCTTCGGCAAGTGCGCGAAACACCCCGATCTCGGCCCCGCCGCCTATAGCCTGGTCCACCACGCCGCTAACGGGCGCAGCGTGTACAGCTTCTGCATGTGCCCGGGCGGCCGCGTCGTCGCCGCGACCAGCGAGGAAGGGCGCGTCGTCACCAATGGCATGAGCCAATATTCACGCGCCGAATTCAACGCTAATTCCGGCCTCGTCGTCGCGATCGACCCCGCGCGCGATTATCCCGACGGCCCGCTCGCGGGTATCGCGCTTCAGCGGCAGTTCGAAGACCTTGCCTATGTCACGGGCGGCTCCAGCTACAATGCCCCGGTCCAGCGTGTCGGCGACCTGCTCGCCGGCCGCCCCTCCACCGCGATCGGCGAAGTGATCCCCAGCTACAAGCCGGGGGTCACTCCGACCGATCTCTCGCAATGTCTTCCGCCCTTCGTGACCGACGCATTCCGCGAAGCGCTACCCGTCTTCGGCCGACGTATCGCCAATTACGACCATCCAGACGCGATCATGACCGGGGTCGAGACGCGCACCTCCAGCCCGGTCCGCATCACGCGCGGGACCGACCTTCAGAGCCTCAACACGCCGGGCCTGTTCCCTGCGGGTGAAGGCGCGGGCTATGCCGGCGGCATCCTTTCCGCCGCGATCGACGGAATCAAGGTGGCAGAAGCGGTCGCGCACGCTATCGTCGCGCCACGTTGA
- the arsB gene encoding ACR3 family arsenite efflux transporter codes for MQPQTSPLGLFERWLSLWVALAILAGLALGLIAPGVTTTLAELEFASVNLVVAVLVWAMIYPMMVGVDFASIRDVGHKPKGLVITLVVNWLIKPFTMAALALLFFDWIYADLIPRDLGQQYIAGLILLGAAPCTAMVFVWAQMTKGDPAYTLVQVSVNDLVMIVAFAPIVALLLGVTDIVVPWETLLLSVALYVVIPLVAGALTRRRVIATHGGDAAAVDAFTARLKPWSIIGLLATVVLLFAFQAQTIVANPLLIALIAVPILIQSYAIFAIAYAAAKAWRVPHNIAAPCALIGTSNFFELAVAVAIGLFGLSSGAALATVVGVLVEVPVMLSLVAFANRTRGSFPAT; via the coding sequence ATGCAGCCCCAAACCTCCCCGCTCGGCCTGTTCGAGCGCTGGCTTTCACTCTGGGTCGCCCTGGCGATCCTTGCCGGGCTCGCCCTCGGCCTGATCGCACCCGGCGTCACAACGACGCTTGCGGAACTGGAATTCGCCTCGGTCAATCTCGTCGTCGCGGTGCTCGTCTGGGCGATGATCTATCCGATGATGGTCGGAGTGGATTTCGCCAGCATCCGCGATGTCGGGCACAAGCCCAAGGGGCTGGTCATCACCCTGGTCGTCAACTGGCTGATCAAGCCCTTCACCATGGCCGCGCTCGCGCTCCTGTTCTTCGACTGGATCTATGCCGATCTGATCCCCCGCGACCTGGGCCAGCAGTACATCGCCGGGCTGATCCTGCTCGGCGCCGCGCCCTGCACCGCAATGGTGTTTGTGTGGGCGCAGATGACGAAAGGCGACCCCGCCTATACGTTGGTGCAGGTGTCGGTGAACGACCTCGTCATGATCGTCGCCTTCGCGCCGATCGTCGCCCTGCTGCTGGGCGTCACTGACATCGTCGTGCCGTGGGAGACGCTGTTGCTCTCCGTCGCCCTCTATGTCGTCATCCCGCTTGTCGCGGGCGCGCTCACCCGCCGCCGGGTGATCGCCACGCATGGCGGCGATGCGGCGGCAGTCGATGCCTTCACCGCGCGGCTCAAACCCTGGTCGATCATCGGCCTGCTCGCCACCGTCGTGCTGCTCTTCGCGTTCCAGGCGCAGACGATCGTCGCCAACCCGCTGCTGATCGCGCTGATCGCGGTGCCGATCCTGATCCAGTCCTATGCGATCTTCGCCATCGCCTATGCGGCGGCCAAGGCATGGCGCGTCCCCCACAACATCGCCGCCCCGTGCGCGCTGATCGGCACCTCGAACTTTTTCGAGCTGGCGGTGGCGGTCGCGATCGGCCTGTTCGGTCTGTCGAGTGGCGCCGCGCTCGCAACCGTGGTCGGCGTACTGGTCGAGGTGCCGGTGATGCTCAGCCTCGTCGCCTTCGCCAACCGTACCCGGGGAAGTTTTCCGGCGACTTGA
- the arsC gene encoding arsenate reductase (glutaredoxin) (This arsenate reductase requires both glutathione and glutaredoxin to convert arsenate to arsenite, after which the efflux transporter formed by ArsA and ArsB can extrude the arsenite from the cell, providing resistance.), producing the protein MSGPVDIVIYHNPDCGTSRNALAMIRNAGIEPHVVEYLKTPPSRALLVELLARAGATPRDWLREKSTPYAELGLDDATLSDDALLDAMTAHPLLINRPIVISPLGVGLCRPSEAVLDLLPTAQRGAFAKEDGEQVVDTTGTRIA; encoded by the coding sequence ATGTCAGGGCCGGTCGATATCGTCATCTACCACAACCCGGACTGCGGCACGTCGCGCAACGCGCTGGCGATGATCCGCAATGCCGGAATCGAGCCGCATGTGGTCGAATATCTGAAGACGCCGCCCAGCCGCGCGCTTCTGGTCGAACTGCTCGCCCGCGCCGGGGCCACCCCGCGCGACTGGCTGCGTGAAAAGAGCACGCCTTACGCCGAGCTCGGCCTCGACGATGCGACGCTGTCCGATGACGCGTTGCTCGACGCAATGACGGCGCATCCTTTGCTCATCAATCGCCCGATCGTCATCTCCCCGCTCGGTGTGGGGCTGTGCCGCCCGTCCGAAGCGGTGCTTGACCTGCTCCCCACCGCCCAGCGCGGCGCCTTCGCCAAGGAAGATGGCGAGCAGGTCGTCGACACAACCGGCACCCGCATCGCCTGA
- a CDS encoding ArsR/SmtB family transcription factor, translating to METNRDTQAVAALSALAQEHRLALFRLLVQAGPDGLPAGAIADTLGIPASSLSFHLGHLNRAGLVSQTRRGRSLIYAADYGAMNALLGYLMENCCGGAECAAPSIQPERKTA from the coding sequence ATGGAAACGAATCGCGACACCCAGGCCGTGGCCGCCCTCTCCGCACTGGCGCAGGAGCATCGCCTCGCCCTGTTCCGCCTGCTGGTTCAGGCCGGGCCTGACGGGCTTCCCGCAGGTGCCATCGCCGACACGCTCGGCATCCCGGCCTCGTCGCTCTCTTTCCATCTCGGCCATCTCAATCGTGCAGGGCTGGTCAGCCAGACGCGGCGGGGCCGGTCGCTGATCTATGCCGCCGATTATGGCGCGATGAACGCTCTGCTCGGCTATCTCATGGAAAATTGCTGCGGCGGCGCGGAGTGTGCGGCGCCGTCCATTCAGCCCGAAAGGAAAACCGCATGA
- a CDS encoding SLC13 family permease, translated as MIAALFATYQPAIGLIFLFALFTAFATERLPPVTIAVFGAGVMIALGWLTTPQITASFANSAPITIAAFFVLSGALVRTGIIEAVASALVRRAANHPRRTVAELLTGAGVAPAFINNTPVVIVLIPLVRRLARAVNIPATRLLIPLSYLSILGGTLTLIGTSTNLLVDGVAQANGQAGFGIFEMTGVGLVTMAVGAFTLLLLGRHLLPSRPDNDISERNQLRYLTELDLTEDLLTRASTVADLGFLRRGGIKLISIVRAGSHLRSPEADTVLLSGDRLVVSSTADELDGLARSHDVIVGLQNVGAPIKLASDERADDVRLIGLTVAPSHPTLGRHLRDIPFLSNLPARILGIGRPRHLPGPDLGSVRLRAADNLLVAAGQDAAAALRENTNLITEDTSAVRAFRRRRAPIALLTLGAVVLLAALEVAPVMTLALIGVGIVLLTGCIDPDEAWRSIDGSVLVLIFAMLGIGSGLERIGTVQLIVDAVSPWLTMLSPLGVLLVLYFLTSLLTETVTNNAVAVLMTPIAIGLAQATGQDPRTLIFAVMFAASASFATPIGYQTNTMVYAAADYRFSDFLKIGIPMNLSVGVSTCVAIHYLIG; from the coding sequence ATGATCGCGGCTCTCTTCGCCACCTATCAACCGGCCATCGGCCTGATCTTTCTCTTCGCCTTGTTCACCGCCTTTGCGACTGAACGACTGCCGCCGGTGACGATCGCGGTCTTCGGCGCGGGCGTGATGATCGCGCTCGGTTGGCTCACCACGCCTCAGATTACCGCCTCCTTCGCCAATTCCGCCCCCATCACCATCGCTGCGTTCTTCGTCCTGTCCGGCGCGCTGGTGCGGACAGGGATCATCGAGGCGGTGGCGAGCGCATTGGTGCGCCGCGCCGCCAATCACCCCCGCCGCACCGTTGCGGAGTTGCTGACCGGTGCCGGAGTGGCGCCGGCATTCATCAACAATACGCCGGTGGTGATCGTGCTGATTCCGCTGGTCCGCCGGCTGGCGCGCGCGGTCAACATTCCGGCCACGCGGCTGCTGATCCCGCTATCCTATCTCTCCATTCTCGGCGGGACGCTGACGCTGATCGGCACATCGACCAATCTCCTGGTCGATGGCGTCGCGCAGGCGAACGGTCAGGCTGGTTTCGGCATCTTCGAGATGACCGGCGTCGGGCTGGTCACGATGGCCGTCGGCGCGTTCACGCTGTTGCTGCTGGGCCGCCACCTGCTCCCGTCGCGACCCGATAACGACATTTCCGAGCGCAACCAGCTAAGGTATCTGACCGAGCTGGACTTGACCGAAGACCTGCTGACCCGTGCGTCAACGGTCGCCGATCTCGGTTTCCTGCGGCGCGGCGGCATCAAGCTGATTTCGATCGTTCGCGCGGGATCGCATCTGCGCTCGCCCGAGGCCGACACGGTCCTGCTGTCCGGCGATCGGCTGGTCGTGTCGAGTACCGCAGACGAGCTGGATGGTCTCGCGCGCAGCCATGACGTGATCGTGGGCCTTCAGAATGTCGGCGCGCCGATCAAGCTCGCCTCGGACGAGCGGGCGGATGACGTGCGCCTGATCGGCCTCACGGTTGCGCCGTCGCACCCGACGCTGGGCCGCCATCTGCGCGACATTCCTTTCCTCTCGAACCTGCCCGCCCGCATCCTCGGCATCGGTCGGCCGCGCCACCTGCCCGGGCCCGACCTGGGATCGGTCCGGTTGCGCGCCGCCGACAATTTGCTTGTCGCCGCAGGACAGGACGCCGCCGCTGCCTTGCGCGAGAATACCAACCTCATCACCGAAGATACCAGCGCCGTCCGTGCCTTTCGCCGCCGCCGCGCCCCGATCGCGTTGCTGACGCTCGGGGCGGTGGTTCTGTTGGCCGCGCTGGAAGTCGCACCGGTGATGACGCTGGCGCTGATCGGTGTCGGGATCGTCCTGCTGACTGGCTGCATCGACCCGGACGAGGCGTGGCGGTCGATCGACGGCAGCGTCCTGGTCTTGATCTTCGCGATGCTGGGCATCGGCAGCGGTCTCGAACGGATCGGCACGGTTCAGCTGATCGTGGACGCTGTGTCGCCCTGGCTGACGATGCTCTCCCCGCTCGGCGTGCTGTTGGTGCTCTATTTCCTGACGTCGTTGCTCACCGAAACGGTGACCAACAATGCGGTCGCGGTGCTGATGACGCCGATCGCCATCGGGCTGGCCCAGGCGACCGGGCAGGATCCCCGCACGCTGATCTTCGCGGTCATGTTCGCAGCCTCGGCCAGCTTCGCGACGCCGATCGGCTATCAGACCAACACCATGGTCTATGCCGCCGCCGACTATCGGTTTTCCGACTTTCTGAAGATCGGCATCCCGATGAATTTGAGCGTCGGCGTCTCCACCTGCGTTGCGATCCACTATCTGATCGGCTGA